The following DNA comes from Capsicum annuum cultivar UCD-10X-F1 chromosome 7, UCD10Xv1.1, whole genome shotgun sequence.
AGagtttagaatttaaaaaaaaaaaaatcaattacaaaatataaatatttaaaaaaaaaattcagctaaTAGAGCAATCAATGATAGTCAAGTAGGAAATACAATTTATGGTAAAGATAATGTGCCTTAAAAGTGTTTGTAGACAAATATTATTTTGCTAACCATTGGATAATAAGCAAGAAGGGAACTACATTTTGTATAGTCCAAATTTGAAacttaataaattaaaaaaaaatagtttttagcTCTATTATAAAGGAgtagataaaatatatttatcagctaattaatttgataaactacaatataatataaaattttaaattaaaattaagaacaatAATTATTAATCTCTTCATTCTATATTAGTTGGCTATCTTATTAAAAATAGTTGTTCCATATCAGTTGGTCACCTtactaaaattaagaaaatattaatcagATTTTTTTCATATTACCATTACAGTTAATTTCTTTTGAAAGTGTTTGCACTTAATTTAAAGTTTTCAAAAAGAATTTGAAAGGATGATTGATGAGTTAATAAAATTactttcttatttatgatttcataGTGTGCGTGTAAAAAAAAGTGATAATAATTATGTTTGtcaatgaaaatttttttatttaaaaaaaaaaaagatatttcacTGAAATTTTGCAGTTTTTGGCTCTaagaatttcaaataaaatttgaaattatatttggaaaattacaaataagttaaatttatttttacttttttcacttttatttatcttacaaaaaaggtaaaacataactctaatttatatttatattcaaaacaaaacttcaactttaactctaactctaactctaactctaaaaaaattttaaaaaatttatttttttatgatcaaacatctattaatatattaatatgtgAAAGAGTGAgtattcaaaataattgaaaagttGGATAATTAATGCTACCTTATTTAAGTTCACATTGAGTAAATACTAGAAGCAGTACAGATAAATATTGGCATTTTGGGCAGATTATTATCATTAATACATCGGATCATTTGACGTTTTTACCCCTAACCTTTTcgcctaaaaattaaaaaaaaaaaaaaaacgtcaGCTCTTTTACCGTTTAGTTACAGGAGTTTACGCATCCCGAGGCAAAAGCCGTTAAAATAACCAGTCACACTGACGGCTCGCTCAGTCGGCTACTCTTCCCCTCTCCTATATATAAAGGAGAGACCCATTTCCCATCAACCATTTTTTCACAAAACAACTTCGATCAACACGCCATTTGATTTTCTCTATATCTATGGCGATCCGAGCCGCGATTTCCGATCGTTGTTCCAAGCTTAGCTCATCGTCGCTCGGAGCGCGATCGTTGTCGTCGTGGTGGGGGAACGTTGAGCCGGCTCCTAAAGATCCTATACTCGGCGTTACTGAAGCTTTCCTCGCCGATCCTAGTCCTGACAAAGTCAATGTTGGCGTTGTAAGAgcatttctcttctctctttgcTTTGATTTGCTTTGCTTGGCTCCTTTGAGAATTGTTGTGTTGTGTATGCCTAGCTCTATTTGTGTGAGTTTGAACACAAGATCAATTGATTTAAATCTTATAGTCAACTAATTTATATGGTATAATTTTGATTTCTAGAGTTAAACAGTTTAAATCTTCAATTCTTTCTGaaacaatatttatatatttgaaaataatattaaaagtactataaatcataataattaatgatcaaaaatatttaaatttgtttgAATCTCGAAAGGTAACGGATAAATTGGTCGGGATGGAAGGAATAGTCAACTACATAAGTTGTTAATTTTGTGTAAAATTGTCATCCGTCATCTGAAAATGATAGTGAGTATTGAAACAGTGCATCTCAATTGATTTGGATTTGAGATGTAAGTTCGTTGATTTGAAATTCGTAAGCGTTTTAACATTTCAGCTTGATCTAATTTAGAAAAATCGAatggctttttttttttgagatatttgtttattttaaataatttttgttgtGATTTTAAGGGAGCTTACAGGGACAACAGTGGAAAACCAGTGGTACTGGAGTGTGTTAGAGAAGCAGAGCGGAGGATCGCTGGCAGTTTCAACATGTGAGTGCTTCTcgtcatttttctattttgtttctcTTGGAAGAGAGTTTGAATTATTCGAGGTGTGTGTGAGTTGAGTCAGACACCatggttttaaaaaaataaaagggccTTCCTGCTTGGggaaacatcattcaatttaattGATTAAACTGTGATTAACTTTATTTTAAGTATTTGCTAGTTTGTTGATTAATAACAATAGTCAGTAGGTGCATTTAATTTATCTGTTAGAAACATAGTAGAAACTTTACTCAGTGACTTAGTTCTTTGCTCAAGGAATTTGAGATTTGAAATTAGGTAAGAGGCGCAAGAGTTGCCGATTAATCTATGATTTGAAGCATATTTTGtgtaatattttgacttttttttggggGTAAACGGAATTTTCATTTCACCAAAATGTTCATTAGAAAACCAGGTGTTTGCAGACCAATCACCTCTCATATCCTACTTCTACTCACATGCATACATTTCCTGGCTATCTATAAGTACATCAAGGATAAGTATTCAGCTTCTGTAAGTGCTTGTGCCACTTAATTTGGTCTTGTAATTGTGTTTTAATAAGGCTAGGGCGTGAgtcaatatgttttatttaatacAGGTCAAGGAAGttccataaattttttattttcttttataaactaataaaatatcataataacacAAATACTAGTTTAGTTAAAATGTTtaggaaaattaaaaagaaactaaCAAAATCTAAAATACCTGCAATAATGCAATAGTGTTAAATTATTATGAAATACAAATCAACTACAATGTATTAACTTTCAAACAATTAAACAAAAAAACGATAATAAATTACGCATTATACCTCCTAAAAGTAAATATCATAAAACTttatcaaaactaaaattttagaCATTACTCCTTCATAAATTAATAGTACAAAATTGTTTACAAACATGAAAATAATATAAGACTCATAATTTTGAGACACATCTTTGAAACTAAGACATGAAGATATAAGTTTCGGCTATCTATTTTTGGTAGAAATATTCAAATGATTATCATGACCATCACGATCTTCTCAAGTAGTAATTATGCAATAGTGTGATTCTTCGTTTGAGTTATTCTCAATCTCGAACTTgtattatttcattaaaaaattttgagTATCGAAAAAGTATATGAAATAGGCCTAAGTTGCTCGTACTCTCCAAAAATGTGGCCGCACCCATGTCGATCCTTCAAAAATGTGATCCTACTCGTACCCAATGacattttgaagagtccgagcaatatAGAATTAGGCAATTCCGCACATGATTTTGCATAAAAATTGTAGGGCGACACCTGAGTTTAGAGCTTAGGTGTGTTTAGGACACAATTGAAATCTTATGGCGTAAACCTCATCAAACAAGGCCCTGTACTTAAGCCCCAGGTCGTTTTGGACGCCCGAGGCGAGTCCCAGGAAAGGCTTTTAAAACATTGCTTGTGACTGatgattgttctttattttattttactatagCCACTTGTTGTTGGTTTTTGTGCATAAATAGGAGTATAAGTGAGTGCATCTTTGTATAAAGCATCTTTTTGAGTTTTCCACCCGACAGTTCCACTAATGAGTTTGATTCTTTAGGTTTGTATCCTCTCCTTTTTCAACTTTTGGTGATACTTGTCCTTTATATTCTCATTTTTACTGCTATATGGATGGTGGAGATGTATCCCTTCACTAATTCTATCTTTCTGCTCTTGCAGAACCTTTCTCCCAAGATAAATTATTAATATCAAATCTACTTTTCCACAGTTTAATGacgtttaattttttaaaacatgcTGCAGTGTACGTCccatttttttattatgatgtttaAAGGCActgaataaatttttatttgacttgTGTAATTCATTGTGgtagaataataattaaaacaagagaAAAGGTTATTTTATGGAAGAAATATTTCATCAATGTTGAAATTTGAGAATGACTGGATTGACTTCTTAAATATATGAAACTTTCTGCAAGTATGTAAACATTATTAGTAGAGTCTCACACATATTGTAATGTCCTAAACTTGACAGTACTATGTTAACGTCTCTATGTCAGCATTCTGATTTTGTCTTTAGAAATCGATTGGACACGGTGTTATTAAAGTGGTTATGTGAAAACATGATAATGAATTTGAAAGTATGAAAACTCTAAATATCTAGTATCGCAAAAGAGGTCAGGACTTCTTAAATATATGAAACTTTCTGCAAGTATGTAAACATTATTAGTAGAGTCTCACACATATTGTAATGTCCTAAACTTGACAGTACTATGTTAACGTCTCTATGTCAGCATTCTGATTTTGTCTTTAGAAATCGATTGGACACGGTGTTATTAAAGTGGTTATGTGAAAACATGATAATGAATTTGAAAGTTTGAAAACTCTAAATATCTAGTATCGCAAAAGAGGTCAGGATTGTtacttaaaagagtcaaaatattttcagtatttcaataacATACTCACATTGACAATTCATCATTTACCAGGGAATATCTTCCTATGGGAGGAAGTGTCAAGATGATCGAGGAGTCACTGAAGTTAGCCTATGGGGAGAACTCagacttgataaaaaataaacgCATTGCTGCAATTCAAGCTTTATCTGGGACTGGTGCATGCCGAATTTTTGCAGACTTCCAAAAGCGTTTTTGTCCTGATTCCCAGATTTATATTCCTGTTCCTACATGGTCTAAGTAAGCTAATTTTGCGGCAGCTATGTTGCTTCTTGATTGATCTTCCTAGATTTGTTTTTGCACAGTAAAACATTAGTATGTAAATACCTTCAAAAGTTTCTAAAATGAGATTCTTGACAGTCACCATAACATTTGGAGAGATGCCCATGTCCCTCAGAAAACgtatcattattatcatcctGAATCAAAGGGTTTGGACTTTGCTGCAATGATGGATGATATAAAGGTAAGAAAAGCGCACAGTTGAGATGCTTTCCTTGATACTTGGTTCCTCTGTTTCATGATATGCTGTTCTTCCTCTGACCTAGTACAATTTTCTTTTACATAGAATGCCCCAAAAGGATCGTTCTTTCTGCTTCATGCTTGTGCTCATAATCCTACTGGGGTGGATCCGACCGAGGAACAATGGAGGGAGATTTCACACCAGTTCAAGGTAATGACTTGTATATTTTCTCTCCTGTTTCCTGTCATAAGTCTCATATTGAATTTATTACACTGGTTCCAGGTCATGGGACATTTTGCTTTTTTTGACATGGCCTATCAAGGATTTGCAAGTGGGAATCCAGAGAAAGATGCTATGGCCATCAGGATATTTCTTGAGGATGGTCATCCAATAGGATGTGcccaatcatatgcaaaaaaTATGGGGCTATATGGCCAGAGAGTTGGTTGCCTAAGGTATATTACTATTCCCAAGATCATACATTGTTTGGCCTAGTTATAATCTGGAGAGTAAAACTGATCTCTTCTTTTTAAATCATAGTTgatctatcttctaaaatgatcTTGTGGTTCCAAAAATAGCAGTACTATTACCTTCATGTAGTTTCTATATCTATCCTTTTCTCTTTTAAGTAATCAAAACTTAACTTTTTGTTCAACCTGGTTATTCAGATTTACTAAgtaattataccatatatatatagtatcatatgataaaatctcggaCTTATCCCAATATTGCCTGTAGAAGTCTCATAATAATCAAAAAGGACTCCTGTCAAACATCAGATCTGATCTTAGTGTAACAACAACTAAATTTTAGTCCACACTAGTTGATATCACTTATATCGTTTAGAACTTTTGATTCCTTCCATTGTGTATATGGTATCGTGACACAGAAAATTTTGTTCTATGCATCAAATTTGTTATACATTTAAAGAAAATAGGAGTGATTTTTGGATGGCTTGATAATTTCATTTGTTAGCATACATAACACAAAGCTAAAAGACTTCCAATACTTTTGCTGTGATGCCTCAATTCACTGCAGTATTGTCTGTGAGGATGAAAAACAAGCAGTGGCAGTGAAAAGTCAGTTGCAGCAGCTTGCCAGGCCCATGTACAGTAATCCACCTGTTCATGGTGCGCTCGTTGTTTCTACCATCCTTGGAGATCCAAACTTGAAAAATCAATGGCTTGGGGAAGTGAAGGTAAGTTGGGGTTTCTATGGCTGCTCTTTAGCTTGGAACTCATTTTCAGAACATAGTATGTTATGGTAAAAGTTCAATGACTTGAAGAGTTCTTTTCTCCAGGGCATGGCTGATCGCATCATCGGGATGAGAACTGCTTTAAGAGAAAACCTTGAGAAGTTGGGCTCACCTCTATCTTGGGAGCACATAACGAACCAGGTATTGAGATCAATGACTTTCATCGCTTTCTATACTAGTATGCAACTATAAGAAAATTACTATTGTTTGATACTTCCTACAGATTGGCATGTTCTGCTACAGTGGGATGACACCTGAACAAGTTGATCGATTGACAAAAGAGTATCACATCTACATGACTCGTAATGGTCGTATCAGGTATAATTATTCAGCCACCAAGTTCAGCTTATCACACTTGTGTTCTTACACAAGAAGTTTACCAATCTGATTTTTTTGCCTCTTGTATGTGCAGTATGGCAGGAGTTACGACTGGAAATGTTAGCTACTTGGCAAACGCTATTCATGAGGTTACTAAATCAGCTTAAGCTCTTAACATCGTAGACTCAATAACCAGCTGCGGAAGGCTGTGAAACGACATCAAATTTCAGGAAGATCACTCTCTCCTTCCTACTAGTAAAACGCGAACTTGGTAGAATTGAGATAACAACATGTTGTGTAATAGCTAAGTTAAAATAATCGTACTGGGGGAATAAGCAGAGCCATTTTGAGGTAGAGGAAGGATTAGGCATTCTAATCTCTAGGTACATTCCAGACGTTAATAAGTGTCAAGGAACTTTCCGTTTTTCATGTCAACAGAATATTTACATGATATTTATGCCTGCATTTTGatgcattgttgttgttctaatgTGTCATGGATAGAAATAATAATTTGTTCTTGGTGCTCATGGCATTTCTACATCAGCTATCATGTTTATCAACATTACATAAACAAGATTGAAAAAAATTTGATCCTGATCTTTAAAGACACCAGCGATTTCTGGTTTTTACTTCCCCATTTGCTAAATTtcctttttcttaaattaaataaaacgTAATACACTCGAAGCTTCTGACAAATATATTTACTCCTTTGACGCAGGAGGGCAAGTAAACTAAGCTAGTGTTTCGTAATAGACTTTGATATCTGTTTGGTTGTGAAATTCGTACACATATTTCGAATTTTTGAAGCTCCCACTCACGAAACTTCAAGAAAAAATTTCAAGTAAAATGCAGAGATGAAATGCATGTTCAAAGTTCAAACATAACTTCAAAGTCCAAAAATTACaactttaaaaaagaaagaataaagcatctagtaccctaTGATCAAATTTACTAGGGCACGCTCCAATTTCATGGGGTTCTATTACcccttgaactaaattttagtgtatttttatcatcttttttagctgacgtgagATCTTTTATCACCCTGTTTTGCTGAGATGACACCTTTGACATGAATCCCATTTTATACAATAAAGGTGTCGCGTCCGCATAAAATTatgacaaaaatatgttaaaattatagaccttgaattaagggtagaattacTGAGTTTCATGctcttattattgcttgatttttagatggttGATTGTTCCAagacatgaaagaaaggaaagaacATCCTTGTTGCATCTTGCTTCTTCCTAAAGCTTGACGTCCagataggctaggtttaatgagtagaagattatgttattttatattttcttaatttagaattgatgggagaaagcatgtctagacctgcgggcatggagttggggtggataaagacacgagtacttaactttaatcccaaaaactatgttattgattgattatgtgatatttatgatattatgtgttatgcgtccgaaaggagattgttgtaaatgtagtatatgaacatgatattctttttagttgttttagtgataaacctagttgagttgtaataGTATTAGGTtgtattgtgcaataatatgatgaggagaattatgctaagatcgaatattgatgagcatagtaatatctaagggatatatGACTTGAATTAGTATGATGACTGTATTATGTGGAAAGCggtagaggataatgatacgcgtgaatgtgctagttatagATGGTGATGTTAGAAACCAAGTTGCAGTATTTAAGAagataaatgatatttttaataattaatgagtaattaaggctccaatagtgacttgtatacgtaagaattaaattgtgatttattttatgatattctagttttgatattgataaaaatactatatctattggatgctcatgagaggctaaattggtgataatgatggtttagtGAATTGTGCCTATGggtggcttgtttgataatgataactccttaaagtatgctatgaatacttgttgattggtattcggacatgcttgaaattgttgatgcttggattgttgatgcatgtataaatgattgttgaaaatttacttgatggaattgacTTTAAgtatacttgtaaacttggtacattgttgTATGTTGTGAagttgtgtaaatttgatattgataatacttgtttatgttggatcgggtaccacgccggtacggatatgtatatgttggatcgggtaccacgccgatacggtacatgaacatagattgttccctacaggtcatgactatttgggcaaaaataagtctcatagcatgtgtgtacatattcatgttgagtctgtggatgtttacaggaTGGTTGATAcgcttgatggttatgtggcttgtttatGAGCGTTGTTTaatctgttattgttgtattgttgattcattgggtatttgattgtgtgatatgtctttgaaaaagtgaaactttgtacttatatgttggttgacttgcttcatttatatgTGTTTTAATTGTAGCTTACCAAAacggctagttatcattcttcaatattataatagagcatttggttgttagcccgaGAGTTTAGTGTGAGTTGTCTATAATTACgggtttgttcctgtgaatatgagtaatgaaagagataaggtgaataaaaagGAACAGTGATGTATTAGCTTTGGATTATGGTTGATGTGTGAATTAATAAgactagagtatgttagtagcgaatataatattgatggtgttggaagagtagttggatgttATAACTTATTTAGgcaaagtaataatattattacaaccttaattgaattatatttcattcaagatgtcatgatttatttttgttaattctattttatgattatatgaattaACACGGTCGGACGATGATGCCTACcggtacgtgtggttgtactgaccctactcttgtACATCCCTTCTTGGAGTGTAGACTGGATGTAAGTTAGTtgtagttactagatggatgacgatattcaacactaacttctgcactttctccTGGCAGATGTTagtctttatattatttattttattatcagtcTATGTTGTAGTAGATAGCTCTTGTACATATCTGgtcaagtcttgggatagtgaaggacatttgtatgaaatttttgaaaaaatttatttatgagtatttaatttacttattatatttaatctagtattttcttaaaaacagaagtcttccgcatatttttagttggtaATAAAGGTTCTCCTTGGcacttagaatagcgtaggtgcccACACGATCTGTTAATTTGGGTAGTGACGCTATGGCCATGGAGCTAAATTTTGGGAGCGCAAACATACAATTTCCATCTATTTGACCTTTGATTCCCCATTGCTATTTTTGCTCTAATAATATGAAATTAGAgacaaactttgaaggatcaatTCGATTTTCTTTACATCTGTTTGGTGATTGCAGTTATTAATTTCCATACCCGAAATTTGCTGCGAAGAGCAAGCTAATCAAATCACTATGGCTAGTGGAAAGTGGTATTAACCATGAAATAAGGGAAGCAATCAATGAACTCAAAATCAAATTGAATCCGACCAGTGTAATGGTACTAGCGAAAGCGAATCTAACCATTATCAGTGTAACAGCAATCAAATCGATCCTTCAAAATCCCTTCGAGGACATCTGATAAAATTGGTAGATACAATGGTCCCGAGGGCCTGAATGACATGCACAAATCGAGAAatggtccaaattgatctttcAAAGgcgaaaaaaagaaagaaagaaaggaaggCTGCTGAGATGAGAATATCACATAAATATATGACTTACATTCAAGAAAACAGCTAAAAACAACTGCATATAAATAACTACAACCAAAAACTAAACTCCTAGTGCTCCAGAAGGCCTCTCTCGAGGATATCTGCTTAACTAGACATTACAATATTTATCACTTTATACTCCTATCTGAAATATTCTTACCAAAACAATGTACAAAAGAGGCAACAGATTTGCTATTAGCTAAGACAACATAAGTAGACAGGATTACACTTCCTTGTAAGCCAAACAGCGACCATACCCCGCGTACAACTTTTACGTGCGTACATAGCCGCTAGTTAAGCCAAAAAGCATGGTTACATTTAATTAACAAGGACTCCCTATATTTTCTGATACACCAACTCTATATTACATTACTACACTTGTGTTGCACCGGGAAAGGGAAAATTCAGATCAAGTTGCCTCCCCACATGCTCAGGGATCAGCTTGTTGACCAAATCAGGTGAAGCCCCAGATAGCTGCAAGCAACAGACGGAACATAAATATAACTTACATGATCCCTAACATCTAACATCTCGCATGAAGGAAAGTTTTGACTCTTGAATCACATTAAAAAAGATCCCGTTACAAAGAAAGAAAGGTTAAAATGTATGCATTACCACAAAGACTCCAACTCGTTATACAGCAGCAACAACTACACACCCAGTATAatctcacaaagtggggtctagggagggtagagtgtacacagaccttatctctacctcagaggtagagaggctgtttccgatagacactCGGCTCAAAGAAAAAATAGTTCAAAGCAGTCCAAAAAATAGTCCAACTATTAATAATGAGGATAAATATCCAGTGCAGCCTTAAAGAAAGGTTAAAATGTCTACCTTACCACAAAGAGTTCAACTAGTAATAAATAATGAGAATAAATATTCAATACAgccttaaaaaaaaaattggcccATATAGTTCTGATAACAAACAGGGACCTCTGTAATTGGTCAATATATTTGTGATAGTAATTGGGAAGCCAAAACTACTATTTATGTCTAAAGATCAGCAAGATGTAGGGAAATAGAAGCTTTTACAAAGTAATAGCTTTCTAAAACCATCAATACTCCAGATAAATTCTCATGACAGTAAATCACCAAAACCAGTTACATTAAATGGTTCCACAATAATTGGCAACACAGTTAATATAATTGCTTAGATCTATGCACATGCAGACAATCCTTGGCTCTCACATTTTGAAGCGGCGGACGGACAAAAAGATCCGTGAAAGATTGTAATTTGAGAGGAAAAGACAATGGATTATCAAAAGCGAAGGAAGAAAGAAGACAACCGACAACATGTGATTTTGACGCAGGGGAAAGACAGAAGATTGCGTGAGGGATTGTTATTTAAGAGGAAAAGACAATGGATTATCCAAAGCAAAGGAAGAAAGAAGACAACCGACAACATGTGATTTTGAGGGAAAAGACGATGGATATCAAAGCAAAGGAAGAAAGAAGATAACCGAGAAGACGCATGACGCATTTAATAGTAGAACAAAAGAACACCACACAGAAACCATGAGCTAATATGTAACGCATCATTTTCCTGTATTATTCACTTTGAAGATCCGTGTCACATAAGGATTTACTTTAATGgtttgttttttgtatttatcACTTCACACAAGAACTTTATGCACCGCTCCACCGTCAATCCAACCTCCTTCCCTTGTCATTTACGACAAACATCTAAATAATGGATAAGGAAAAATAATTGCTCTAGCTAATGAAACAAATCTACGGATGGTGTCCAACTAGTGAGCCAAAAATTCTTCAAACACTCAAAAGATAATAGCCATGGAGACTATAATAATATTAGTAAGGTATGAGAACATTTTGAAAATGGTACCTCTTGTTTAAAGTTGAAAAGAGGTGGAAATGGACGTCCATTTGGGAGACGGGCGTTGGGCTCACGAAGTTCATCAAAGAATGGATGTGCACAGGCTTCCAGCTGCAAGGAGTAAAAGCGGGTAAATAGACTGATAAATGGTTTGTAGATGAAACAACAATACTTCAAAGAATATCACTTGTAAAATGAGAAAACTCACCGCAGTACAGCGAAGACTTGGGGAATATTGGAGAAGCCGTGAAGCAAGATCAATTGCTTCAGGAGGCATTCTTTTATGGAATACCTGAAACCATGGAAGTCTTTTAGCTCTCTTTTCAACTAAATCTGATTTAGGTGTACTTAACGTAAAAATACTTCAACAAGAGAATGAACTGGTGCagaataattatcaaaatataacAATAACACACAATACCTTGTGCCAAGGATGGGCTTTTATCTGTGGGAATCTGAAATCTGTGTAATTTGGGTTCATACATCGAATTTCTTCCCGAGTAGGAGTACCAAGGACCTGCGACAAGGTTTTTCATTAGTAAAAAAAGATCCATTTAAGCGTTGACTGAGATTACTAGGA
Coding sequences within:
- the LOC107878424 gene encoding aspartate aminotransferase, mitochondrial, coding for MAIRAAISDRCSKLSSSSLGARSLSSWWGNVEPAPKDPILGVTEAFLADPSPDKVNVGVGAYRDNSGKPVVLECVREAERRIAGSFNMEYLPMGGSVKMIEESLKLAYGENSDLIKNKRIAAIQALSGTGACRIFADFQKRFCPDSQIYIPVPTWSNHHNIWRDAHVPQKTYHYYHPESKGLDFAAMMDDIKNAPKGSFFLLHACAHNPTGVDPTEEQWREISHQFKVMGHFAFFDMAYQGFASGNPEKDAMAIRIFLEDGHPIGCAQSYAKNMGLYGQRVGCLSIVCEDEKQAVAVKSQLQQLARPMYSNPPVHGALVVSTILGDPNLKNQWLGEVKGMADRIIGMRTALRENLEKLGSPLSWEHITNQIGMFCYSGMTPEQVDRLTKEYHIYMTRNGRISMAGVTTGNVSYLANAIHEVTKSA